One window of the Triticum dicoccoides isolate Atlit2015 ecotype Zavitan chromosome 3B, WEW_v2.0, whole genome shotgun sequence genome contains the following:
- the LOC119276793 gene encoding trihelix transcription factor ASIL2-like, producing the protein MDGKLPPPNPNLPYREDCWSEGETAALVDAWGSRYIDLNRGSLRQPQWREVADAVNTRPGASARRRPPRTDIQCKNRVDTLKKKYKAERARGGPSPWPFFRQLDVLVGPTLSAAAAKKPSPPRALPMLRRRMSPSRSPSPPSPAPPMALPLPNYRRGSNLPAADLFHKAAAAAAAADSDSDDGYNNNNNYDDDEGSQQSASRSVSSHSGGNGPPVLGGGGGGGGGNKRKRGGAGGFGELAMAMETFAEMYERMEAAKQRHAEEMEKQRIKFLKDLELKRMQAFVDMQLQLSRVKQAKNGTSEMLMSLAALPFLSNPAYL; encoded by the coding sequence ATGGACGGGAAGCTGCCGCCGCCCAACCCCAACCTCCCGTACCGGGAGGACTGCTGGAGCGAGGGCGAGACGGCCGCCCTCGTCGACGCCTGGGGGTCGCGATACATCGACCTCAACCGCGGCAGCCTCCGCCAGCCGCAGTGGCGCGAGGTCGCCGACGCCGTCAACACCCGCCCGGGGGCCTCCGCGCGCCGCCGGCCCCCGCGCACCGACATCCAGTGCAAGAACCGGGTCGATACCCTCAAGAAGAAGTACAAGGCCGAGCGGGCGCGGGGCGGGCCCTCGCCCTGGCCCTTCTTCCGCCAGCTCGACGTCCTCGTCGGCCCGACCCTCTcggccgccgccgccaagaagccctccccgccccgcgcgcttcccatGCTGCGGAGGCGCATGTCGCCCTCTcgctccccgtcgccgccctcgccggcgccgccgatGGCGCTCCCCCTGCCCAACTACCGCCGCGGGTCCAACCTCCCGGCCGCTGACCTATTCCATAAGGCCGCCGCAGCTGCGGCTGCCGCGGATTCCGACTCGGACGATGgctacaataacaacaacaactatGACGACGACGAGGGCTCGCAGCAATCGGCCTCGCGCTCAGTGTCGTCTCACTCTGGTGGTAACGGTCCTCCTGTTCTTGGCGGTggtgggggcggcggtggcggcaacaAAAGGAAGAGGGGCGGGGCCGGAGGTTTTGGGGAGCTAGCGATGGCTATGGAGACATTCGCTGAGATGTATGAGCGCATGGAGGCTGCCAAGCAGAGGCATGCAGAGGAGATGGAGAAGCAgcggatcaagttcctcaaggatcTGGAACTCAAGCGGATGCAGGCTTTCGTGGACATGCAGcttcaactttcgagggtaaagcaaGCCAAGAACGGTACCTCGGAGATGCTCATGTCTCTTGCTGCACTGCCGTTCCTCAGCAACCCTGCTTACCTCTGA